In Methanosarcina siciliae T4/M, one genomic interval encodes:
- a CDS encoding UPF0228 family protein, translating into MNKVNKGIVVFVIVLVLVLLWLFITGMPVNTNMQVDARTQANTSMKSDMETPVDSKASVQEARVSGLFVEFEEGTTEQEVKTTLENTNLHVNYSVENYNSDFLPSRYYITLDKNKLTDIEDLIDEINLTIPIKKGNNYTLTVTERAIQDKTFPGLLEKNNIQVKKSVYCFMHFKDAYTDWNPEEDIPKIEYKLKMNENILTVDQDNRITDLFVEFEDGTTESEVKAILENYNMTMNYSIDYNVDYFEDKYYISVDEDKIVDIRNELKREIDWTAPIFPDIKKEDHYIITVTEQATQDKNFLAMLEKNGLQVKKSVYCDILLRDEAKNAIWEIDALRIINELERNEKILTVSTGGST; encoded by the coding sequence TTGAATAAAGTCAACAAAGGAATTGTTGTTTTTGTCATTGTTTTAGTCCTTGTATTACTCTGGCTATTTATTACGGGTATGCCAGTTAACACAAACATGCAAGTTGATGCAAGGACACAAGCTAACACTAGCATGAAAAGTGATATGGAAACACCGGTAGATTCGAAAGCGTCAGTTCAAGAAGCAAGAGTATCTGGCTTATTTGTAGAATTTGAAGAAGGGACTACGGAACAGGAAGTAAAAACAACCCTTGAAAATACCAACTTACATGTAAACTATAGTGTTGAGAACTACAATTCTGACTTTTTGCCAAGTAGATACTATATAACCTTAGATAAAAATAAATTGACAGATATAGAGGATTTAATAGATGAGATAAACCTGACCATCCCTATTAAAAAAGGAAATAATTATACGTTGACGGTAACTGAAAGAGCTATCCAGGACAAAACTTTCCCCGGACTACTTGAAAAAAATAACATTCAGGTGAAAAAGTCCGTGTATTGTTTTATGCACTTTAAAGATGCATATACGGATTGGAATCCTGAAGAAGATATCCCAAAAATAGAATACAAGCTTAAAATGAATGAGAATATTTTGACTGTAGATCAAGATAATAGAATAACTGATTTATTTGTCGAATTTGAGGACGGAACTACTGAATCTGAAGTTAAAGCAATTCTTGAAAACTATAATATGACCATGAATTATAGTATAGATTATAACGTTGACTACTTTGAAGATAAATATTACATATCTGTAGATGAAGATAAAATAGTGGATATAAGAAACGAGTTAAAGAGAGAAATAGATTGGACTGCCCCTATATTTCCCGATATCAAAAAAGAAGATCATTATATAATTACAGTAACTGAACAAGCTACTCAAGATAAGAATTTCCTTGCAATGTTAGAGAAAAATGGTCTTCAAGTGAAAAAGTCTGTCTATTGTGATATTCTCCTTAGAGACGAGGCTAAGAACGCGATTTGGGAAATAGATGCGCTCAGAATAATAAATGAACTTGAAAGGAATGAAAAGATCTTGACCGTAAGTACTGGTGGTAGTACTTAA
- a CDS encoding saccharopine dehydrogenase NADP-binding domain-containing protein: protein MKKKFSNKILVIGYGSVSQCTLPLLLDKLDVPMENITLIDFEDKSKALKKYTNQGLRFVCEKINPKNLDQVLSQYMEDEGLIIDLSWNIDANDILTWCHNHNVLYVNTSVEVWDPTEDFLTRSLLEKSLYLRQMKLRELSRDWKDSPTAVVDHGANPGLITHFVKQGLLDIATRTCEDKKVSPEDEQEITLLAKNRDFARLAQKLGVRVIHCSERDTQVANRAKEVDEFVGTWSIEGLREEGTAPVEIAWGTHENKSPPLAHMPPYEPKNVIFLPQMGMNTWVRSWIPDEEIVGMVIRHGESYGLSKLLTVREDGEAVYRPTVHYAYMPCHDTLSSLCELRGRNYELQPRLRIMTNEIVSGEDIMGALLMGHSYNSWWTGSALSIEETRALAPGQNATTLQVAAGVVAAVLWMLENPREGIKTPEDLPHDFVLDIAKPYLGKFISTPSDWTPLKNRKIHFKENPAVKHDPDPWQFENFQFVG, encoded by the coding sequence ATGAAAAAAAAGTTTTCCAATAAAATCCTCGTTATTGGTTATGGATCAGTTTCGCAATGTACCCTCCCCCTTTTGCTGGATAAACTCGATGTTCCGATGGAAAACATTACCCTGATCGATTTTGAAGACAAATCAAAGGCTCTGAAAAAGTATACTAATCAAGGATTAAGATTTGTCTGTGAAAAGATTAACCCTAAAAATTTGGATCAAGTTTTGTCACAATACATGGAAGATGAAGGTCTGATCATTGATCTTTCATGGAATATCGATGCCAATGACATCCTTACGTGGTGCCATAATCATAATGTACTGTACGTTAACACTTCGGTTGAAGTATGGGATCCTACAGAGGATTTTTTGACCAGGAGTCTATTGGAAAAATCTCTTTATTTAAGGCAAATGAAATTGCGTGAACTTTCCCGTGATTGGAAAGATTCACCGACTGCTGTTGTTGACCATGGCGCAAATCCGGGCCTGATAACTCATTTTGTGAAGCAGGGCTTGCTGGATATTGCCACCCGCACCTGTGAAGATAAGAAAGTCTCTCCCGAGGATGAACAGGAAATTACCCTCCTTGCAAAGAACAGGGATTTTGCCCGCCTGGCTCAGAAACTGGGAGTCAGGGTGATCCATTGTAGCGAGCGGGATACTCAAGTCGCAAACAGGGCAAAGGAAGTTGATGAATTTGTAGGGACATGGAGCATTGAAGGATTGAGGGAAGAAGGAACCGCTCCTGTCGAAATAGCCTGGGGAACACATGAGAACAAATCACCTCCCCTCGCGCATATGCCGCCTTACGAACCGAAAAATGTGATCTTCTTGCCCCAGATGGGCATGAATACATGGGTAAGATCGTGGATACCGGATGAAGAAATCGTAGGTATGGTGATCCGTCACGGCGAATCATACGGCCTTTCAAAACTGTTAACTGTTAGGGAAGATGGTGAGGCGGTCTACAGGCCTACCGTACATTATGCCTACATGCCATGTCATGATACCCTCTCCTCTCTTTGCGAATTGCGGGGCAGGAACTATGAGCTTCAGCCCAGACTCAGGATAATGACAAACGAGATCGTGTCCGGCGAAGATATAATGGGGGCGCTCCTGATGGGCCATTCCTATAATTCCTGGTGGACCGGAAGCGCATTGAGCATTGAAGAAACCAGAGCCCTTGCTCCAGGTCAGAATGCCACTACGCTTCAGGTAGCTGCAGGCGTTGTTGCTGCCGTACTCTGGATGCTTGAAAACCCGCGAGAAGGCATTAAAACCCCTGAGGACCTGCCTCATGATTTTGTCCTTGATATTGCCAAACCGTATCTAGGGAAATTTATTTCCACACCATCGGACTGGACCCCGCTTAAAAATCGCAAAATACATTTCAAAGAAAATCCAGCCGTGAAACACGATCCCGATCCGTGGCAATTCGAAAATTTCCAATTCGTAGGTTAA
- a CDS encoding PAS domain S-box protein — MNTKVEQFPTNNPNPVLSVGKDGTVLYSNEAGEPLLHEWGVEIGGKLPSTFGDLVQRVISLNRPEKTEVKTEKKVYLVTFHPSTEEKHVNIYGFDITDQKKLEERVRIKEKQNDILYKIGKAALEYENLQNFLDESVKLIASILELEYCKILELIPDGNFLLRAGFGWKHGLVGRAIVEGEKESQAGYTLLSRTPVVVEDFEEESRFKKPELLRMHEVNSGVSVAIGSTGKTFGVLGVHSRKKRKFTSDDTYFLSSVAFLIAQVIERKKAEEALKEAYDSLDEKVHERTEELEIAYNSLKESEKSLAEAQEMAHIGNWERDFASNEFHWSDEVYRIFGLKPQEFEVNYGLFLSYLHPDDQDYVNNAVKEALNGKPFDIDFRIILANGEERIAHAKGEAVFDEKNNPVRIRGITQDITEHKKAEEKIQTLANAVESSTDAIITKSLDGVITSWNKGAEQVYGYSAGEVLGKPMSVLEPSTLTGETEKLSEMIKRGEKIHNYETSRLRKDDTIINVSITLSPIFDLSGKLIAISAIARDITERKIAEEKLRESEEKYRNIVETSNEGIYLVDNEAKIIYVNKIMETSGYTLEELIGRPIWDFISEESRPVARRSFEKRRQGVDDSYELKLVRKDGSFIWGLVSAKSLFNKEGRFMGFLGMLTDITERKKAEEALASLETARKKEIHHRIKNNLQVISSLLDLQAEQFRNRENIKDSEVLEALRESQDRVTSMALIHEELYRGGGFETLNFSPYIQELAENLLLTYSLGDTEITLSTDLEEDLFFDIDTAVPLGMIVNELVSNSLKHAFPDRRKGKIRIKLSREENEECMKNITGECKSTSFTLTVSDDGVGIPENLDIEELDSLGFQLVTSLADQLDGEFELKKDNGTEFTMRFTVTEKDKLDQADLRSQEN; from the coding sequence AACATTTACGGCTTCGATATAACTGACCAGAAAAAGCTTGAAGAAAGGGTCCGTATTAAGGAAAAACAGAACGACATTCTCTACAAGATAGGAAAAGCCGCTCTTGAATACGAGAACCTGCAAAACTTTCTGGATGAGAGTGTAAAGCTGATTGCAAGTATACTTGAACTGGAGTACTGTAAAATTTTGGAACTTATACCCGACGGAAATTTCCTGTTAAGGGCTGGGTTCGGATGGAAACACGGACTTGTAGGAAGAGCTATTGTTGAAGGGGAAAAGGAGTCACAGGCAGGGTACACCTTGCTTTCGAGGACGCCTGTGGTCGTGGAAGACTTTGAAGAGGAAAGCCGCTTTAAGAAACCAGAATTACTGAGAATGCACGAAGTTAATAGCGGAGTAAGTGTTGCAATCGGCAGTACTGGAAAAACATTTGGAGTACTTGGTGTCCATTCCAGGAAAAAAAGGAAGTTTACATCAGATGACACTTACTTTCTCAGTTCAGTAGCTTTTTTAATTGCACAGGTAATCGAACGCAAAAAAGCAGAAGAAGCCTTGAAAGAGGCATACGACAGTTTAGACGAAAAAGTCCATGAGCGTACAGAAGAACTTGAGATAGCTTATAATTCGTTGAAAGAAAGCGAAAAAAGTCTTGCAGAAGCTCAAGAAATGGCTCATATTGGAAACTGGGAACGGGACTTTGCAAGCAATGAATTTCATTGGTCTGATGAAGTGTATCGGATTTTCGGACTTAAGCCTCAAGAGTTTGAAGTAAATTATGGCTTATTTTTAAGTTACTTACACCCAGATGATCAAGATTATGTTAATAATGCCGTTAAAGAGGCATTAAACGGAAAGCCCTTTGACATTGATTTCAGGATAATTCTAGCCAATGGCGAAGAGCGCATAGCCCATGCTAAAGGTGAAGCTGTTTTCGATGAGAAAAATAATCCTGTCAGGATTAGAGGGATAACTCAAGATATAACAGAGCATAAGAAAGCTGAAGAGAAAATTCAGACACTGGCAAATGCTGTGGAGTCGTCAACTGATGCTATCATCACTAAGTCCCTTGATGGCGTTATTACAAGCTGGAATAAGGGAGCAGAGCAGGTTTATGGTTATTCAGCAGGAGAAGTCCTGGGAAAGCCCATGTCCGTCCTTGAACCGTCCACATTAACCGGTGAAACCGAAAAATTAAGTGAAATGATTAAACGAGGAGAAAAGATCCACAATTATGAGACTTCAAGGTTAAGAAAAGACGATACGATAATAAATGTTTCAATAACTCTTTCTCCGATTTTTGACCTATCTGGAAAGCTGATTGCTATTTCAGCTATTGCCAGAGACATAACTGAAAGAAAAATAGCAGAAGAAAAACTTCGAGAAAGTGAGGAAAAGTACCGCAACATAGTCGAAACCTCTAACGAAGGTATATACCTGGTGGACAACGAAGCTAAAATTATTTACGTCAATAAGATAATGGAAACGTCGGGATATACTCTGGAAGAACTTATCGGTAGACCCATATGGGACTTTATTAGTGAGGAAAGCAGGCCTGTTGCCAGAAGGAGTTTTGAAAAGAGGCGGCAGGGCGTCGATGATAGTTATGAATTGAAGTTAGTACGTAAGGATGGTTCATTTATTTGGGGACTTGTAAGCGCTAAATCTCTTTTTAATAAGGAAGGTAGGTTTATGGGTTTTCTTGGCATGCTGACTGACATCACCGAGCGCAAAAAAGCTGAAGAAGCTCTGGCGAGTCTTGAAACTGCCCGTAAAAAAGAAATCCATCATAGAATTAAGAATAACCTTCAGGTAATTTCCTCCCTTCTGGATCTTCAGGCAGAACAATTCAGAAACCGGGAGAATATTAAGGATTCGGAAGTTCTGGAAGCCCTCAGGGAAAGCCAGGACAGAGTAACATCCATGGCTTTGATACATGAAGAACTGTATAGGGGAGGAGGTTTCGAAACACTAAATTTTTCTCCGTACATTCAGGAACTTGCCGAGAATCTTTTACTGACATACAGCCTTGGAGATACCGAGATCACCCTAAGTACGGATCTGGAAGAGGATCTTTTCTTTGATATTGATACTGCAGTCCCGTTGGGAATGATTGTCAATGAGCTTGTTTCCAATTCCCTCAAGCATGCATTTCCTGACAGAAGGAAAGGAAAAATCCGAATTAAACTCAGTCGAGAAGAAAACGAAGAATGTATGAAAAACATAACCGGAGAATGTAAGAGCACCAGCTTCACTCTTACTGTTTCAGATGATGGCGTCGGCATTCCTGAAAATCTTGATATTGAAGAGCTTGATAGTCTTGGATTTCAGCTTGTAACTTCCCTTGCAGACCAATTGGATGGGGAGTTTGAATTGAAAAAGGACAATGGAACAGAGTTCACTATGAGATTTACAGTGACAGAAAAAGATAAGCTGGACCAGGCCGACTTAAGGTCACAGGAAAATTGA
- a CDS encoding PAS domain S-box protein has product MPEKNMRYGSIDQKSQGGEELYRMIFDHSMDGIILADPGDYGKILSANPAACRMLGWTEEELVGKECDAISDLQEPTLSALLDERTHSGSARAQLTYRRKDGTTFPGEVSMTFFTDSNGEPRTVAIIRDITDLKQAEGVLLESENRYKAIFDNSLDGIFVTIPDGIILAANPAACQMFGMTEEELISAGRNGTVDTSDPRLNSVLDERARTGRFKGELNHRRKDGTIFPSEISSILFKDENGLTKGVMVIRDISERKKAEKTLQESEERFRSAFDDSAVAMALVGPDARISRVNDAFCQMLGFEKSEIEGRTFLDFTYPDDIEPSLLAHKAVITGEKPFLWIEKRYIRKDGQVIWCDVSSSPVLDSKGCPIYTVAHIQDITERKRAEDTLAFERSQLLSIFDGMDDVVYVADPYTYEVLYANKAMKERLGVEFVGGSCYREFQRRSSPCDFCTNPMILKERDKPYQWEYYNPTVNRYFMIMDRIIKWPDGRDVRFEIAKDITARKKAEEALRESEAKYRNLFETVQEALYIEQLIYDEPGNVVDWIFEDFNPAGFELLGLKDIGEAKGKRGSEVLGCEVASFYLPMIEMARQSSKAVTFQYRSPYVDKQFLTSYIVSGDRLVSTHVDITELKKIEAALRESEERLRLLGDNLPDSAVYQYAHEPDGSVRFLYFSAGIEKLNGIKVSDVLRDPSTLHRQIPPDYFERLVEAEARSVSELSDFNMETPMHLPDGQVKWMRLHSRPRRLPDGRTIWDGVQTDVTELKRAEEQLHETELSCKVAEAVESERQRLFDVLETLPVMICLLTSDHHIAFANRSFREKFGESGGRHCYEHCFGSTLPCEFCESYQVLETGQPHNWEVTTPDGSVIDIYSFPFTDVDGSPMILKMDIDITERKQAEEKLRDSEEKYRNIVETANEIILITDKESAITYVNKKMVDMLGYTLEEFIGRPIWSFISEECKPVVKMKLEKRVQGISESYELKLIRKDGSSLWTFLNAKPLFDKEGKYMGAMSMLTDITKRKEAEEALSIIETARKKEIHHRIKNNLQVISSLLDLQAEQFRDRDNIKDSEVLEAFRESQDRVVSMALIHEELYKGDGFETLNFSPYIKELVENLFQTYRLGDIDISLNIDLEENVFFDMDTAVPLGMIVNELVSNSLKHAFIGRDKGEIRIELHREEFTELESENCKSTNFTLTVSDNGVGIPGNLDIEDLGSLGMQLVVSLIDQMNGELEMKRNNGTEFTMKFTVTEKDNLAQVGLKSQENG; this is encoded by the coding sequence ATGCCAGAGAAGAATATGAGATATGGTAGTATAGACCAGAAATCGCAGGGGGGCGAGGAGCTCTACAGGATGATATTCGACCATAGCATGGATGGTATTATCCTGGCCGATCCGGGAGATTACGGGAAAATCCTATCAGCTAATCCAGCAGCTTGCCGTATGCTCGGATGGACGGAAGAAGAGCTTGTTGGCAAAGAATGCGATGCAATTTCAGATCTGCAAGAACCGACGCTATCGGCTTTATTAGATGAACGTACTCACTCTGGATCAGCAAGAGCTCAGCTTACTTACAGGCGCAAGGATGGAACTACATTCCCTGGAGAGGTAAGCATGACCTTCTTTACGGATAGCAACGGAGAGCCTCGAACAGTCGCTATCATCCGAGATATCACTGATCTCAAGCAGGCTGAGGGGGTACTGCTGGAGAGCGAGAACCGATACAAGGCAATATTTGATAATAGTCTTGATGGCATTTTTGTTACAATTCCGGATGGAATTATTCTTGCAGCCAATCCGGCCGCTTGCCAAATGTTTGGGATGACAGAAGAGGAGCTTATCAGTGCCGGAAGAAACGGTACTGTGGATACATCTGATCCAAGGCTCAATTCTGTCCTGGATGAAAGAGCCAGGACTGGCAGGTTCAAGGGAGAACTCAATCACAGGCGGAAAGATGGTACTATCTTCCCAAGTGAGATCTCGAGTATATTATTCAAAGATGAAAACGGCCTTACAAAAGGTGTCATGGTTATTAGGGACATCTCTGAACGAAAGAAAGCTGAAAAGACATTGCAGGAGAGCGAGGAGAGGTTCCGTTCAGCTTTCGATGATAGTGCGGTCGCTATGGCATTGGTTGGTCCGGATGCTCGTATCTCGAGGGTTAATGACGCTTTCTGCCAGATGCTTGGATTCGAAAAATCCGAAATTGAAGGCCGTACATTTCTTGATTTTACTTATCCGGACGACATAGAACCAAGCTTATTGGCTCACAAAGCGGTCATAACTGGTGAGAAGCCTTTTTTGTGGATTGAGAAGCGGTATATCCGTAAGGATGGACAAGTGATCTGGTGCGACGTGAGTTCGTCCCCAGTACTCGATTCTAAAGGTTGCCCCATCTATACGGTCGCTCATATCCAGGATATCACCGAGCGCAAGCGAGCCGAAGATACGTTGGCTTTCGAGCGATCGCAGCTTTTGTCCATTTTCGATGGAATGGACGATGTGGTGTACGTGGCTGATCCGTACACCTACGAGGTGCTGTACGCGAATAAGGCGATGAAGGAGAGGTTAGGCGTTGAATTCGTGGGAGGGAGTTGCTACCGGGAGTTTCAGAGGAGGAGCTCTCCCTGTGATTTCTGCACCAATCCGATGATTTTAAAGGAGAGGGACAAGCCCTACCAGTGGGAGTATTACAACCCCACGGTGAACCGATATTTTATGATCATGGACCGGATCATTAAATGGCCGGACGGCCGGGATGTGCGGTTCGAGATCGCAAAGGATATTACTGCGCGCAAGAAAGCTGAGGAGGCGCTACGCGAGAGTGAGGCAAAGTACCGCAATTTGTTCGAGACGGTGCAGGAGGCCCTCTACATCGAGCAGCTAATCTACGATGAACCGGGTAATGTTGTCGACTGGATTTTCGAGGACTTCAACCCGGCCGGATTCGAGCTTCTCGGTTTGAAGGATATTGGTGAGGCCAAAGGAAAAAGGGGATCAGAAGTACTCGGCTGCGAGGTGGCTTCATTCTATCTCCCTATGATCGAGATGGCTCGACAATCGAGCAAAGCGGTCACGTTCCAGTATCGCAGCCCTTACGTGGACAAGCAATTCCTTACATCGTATATTGTTAGTGGTGACCGCCTAGTCTCCACCCATGTGGATATCACAGAGCTCAAAAAGATAGAAGCAGCGCTGCGTGAAAGCGAAGAGCGGCTGCGCCTCCTGGGGGATAACCTTCCGGACAGTGCGGTATATCAGTATGCCCATGAGCCCGACGGCAGTGTCCGCTTCTTATACTTCAGCGCAGGTATCGAGAAACTCAACGGCATCAAAGTATCAGATGTGCTTCGTGACCCAAGCACGCTACATCGGCAAATTCCGCCTGATTATTTCGAACGACTCGTCGAAGCCGAGGCTCGCAGTGTAAGTGAACTGTCTGACTTTAACATGGAAACGCCTATGCATCTGCCTGATGGCCAGGTGAAGTGGATGCGATTGCACTCCCGTCCTCGCCGGCTTCCTGATGGCCGAACAATATGGGACGGCGTGCAAACCGATGTCACTGAGCTTAAACGGGCTGAGGAGCAGCTGCACGAGACTGAATTGAGTTGTAAGGTTGCCGAAGCTGTTGAGTCTGAACGACAGCGGCTCTTTGATGTGCTGGAGACACTGCCGGTAATGATATGCCTGTTAACATCTGACCATCACATTGCCTTTGCTAATCGCAGTTTCCGTGAAAAGTTCGGCGAGTCAGGAGGTCGGCACTGTTATGAACATTGTTTTGGGAGTACCCTTCCCTGTGAGTTCTGTGAATCATACCAGGTGCTTGAAACCGGTCAGCCCCATAATTGGGAAGTTACCACTCCGGACGGAAGCGTGATTGACATCTACAGTTTCCCTTTTACTGATGTTGATGGTTCTCCCATGATCCTCAAGATGGACATTGACATTACCGAGAGAAAACAGGCAGAAGAAAAACTTCGGGATAGTGAGGAAAAGTACCGAAATATCGTTGAGACAGCAAATGAAATTATACTCATAACTGACAAAGAATCCGCAATCACTTATGTTAACAAGAAAATGGTAGACATGCTCGGGTATACTTTGGAAGAATTTATTGGTAGACCGATATGGAGCTTCATCAGTGAAGAATGTAAACCTGTTGTCAAAATGAAGCTGGAAAAGAGGGTGCAGGGAATAAGTGAGAGTTACGAATTAAAATTAATACGTAAAGATGGCTCATCCCTCTGGACATTTCTAAATGCTAAACCTCTTTTTGATAAGGAAGGTAAGTACATGGGCGCTATGAGCATGCTAACCGACATCACCAAACGAAAAGAAGCTGAAGAAGCTCTCAGTATCATCGAAACTGCCCGTAAAAAGGAAATCCATCACAGAATTAAGAACAACCTGCAGGTAATCTCTTCTCTTCTTGACCTCCAGGCTGAACAGTTCAGAGACCGGGACAATATTAAGGATTCGGAAGTTCTGGAAGCCTTCAGGGAAAGCCAGGATAGAGTGGTGTCCATGGCTCTTATCCATGAAGAATTATACAAAGGTGACGGGTTTGAAACACTAAACTTTTCGCCGTATATTAAGGAACTTGTTGAGAACCTTTTCCAGACATACAGGCTTGGAGATATTGACATCAGCTTAAACATTGATCTGGAAGAGAATGTTTTCTTTGATATGGATACCGCTGTCCCGTTAGGAATGATTGTTAATGAGCTTGTTTCTAATTCCCTCAAACATGCATTTATAGGTAGAGACAAAGGGGAAATTCGAATCGAACTTCACAGGGAAGAATTCACAGAACTAGAAAGCGAAAACTGTAAGAGCACCAACTTCACTCTAACCGTTTCAGATAACGGCGTAGGCATTCCTGGCAATCTTGATATTGAAGATCTCGGTAGTCTTGGCATGCAACTGGTAGTTTCCCTTATCGATCAAATGAATGGTGAGCTCGAAATGAAAAGGAACAATGGCACAGAATTTACTATGAAATTTACAGTGACAGAAAAAGATAATCTGGCTCAAGTAGGCTTGAAATCACAAGAAAATGGATAA